Proteins encoded together in one Deinococcus irradiatisoli window:
- a CDS encoding phospho-N-acetylmuramoyl-pentapeptide-transferase, with protein sequence MILAALLSWFLVGLFIHVSKLRGWGQPVRKDGPQTHLQKEGTPTAGGVAFVLAFLVMWLAERALHPPVIPADAQREVMIVLSAIGMGLIGFADDFLKIRSRMVGGKKELLAREKFPLQLLVGAVFAYFAAPLSSHLLAVSFGPVWDVVLITLVMVAAVNAFNFTDGLDGLLGGVSLIVLLPFLGVSPAALLLVGAVLGFMWYNAHPARVFMGDMGSHAIGAVAAGVYVLYADPWLLPVAAIIPVAAVLSVIIQVASFKTTGRRVFKMSPIQHHFELSGWKETQVTVRFWVITALATAAAWSLIGGRW encoded by the coding sequence GTGATTCTCGCGGCGCTGCTCTCCTGGTTTCTGGTGGGCCTCTTTATCCACGTCTCCAAGCTGCGCGGCTGGGGCCAGCCGGTCCGCAAGGACGGCCCGCAGACCCACCTGCAAAAGGAAGGCACCCCCACCGCCGGCGGCGTGGCCTTCGTGCTGGCTTTTCTGGTGATGTGGCTGGCCGAGCGCGCGCTGCACCCGCCGGTAATTCCCGCCGACGCCCAGCGCGAAGTCATGATCGTACTCTCGGCCATCGGCATGGGCCTGATCGGGTTCGCCGACGACTTCCTGAAAATCCGCTCGCGCATGGTGGGCGGCAAGAAGGAGTTGCTGGCCCGCGAAAAGTTTCCGCTGCAACTGCTCGTCGGGGCGGTGTTCGCCTACTTCGCCGCGCCGCTTTCCTCGCACCTGCTGGCCGTGAGTTTCGGGCCGGTGTGGGACGTGGTGCTGATCACGCTAGTGATGGTGGCGGCCGTCAACGCCTTCAACTTCACCGACGGCCTCGACGGCCTGCTCGGCGGGGTGAGCCTGATCGTGCTGCTGCCGTTTCTAGGTGTCTCGCCGGCCGCCCTGCTGCTGGTGGGCGCGGTGCTGGGCTTCATGTGGTACAACGCCCACCCGGCCCGCGTGTTCATGGGCGACATGGGCAGCCACGCCATCGGCGCGGTGGCGGCGGGCGTCTACGTGCTGTACGCCGATCCGTGGCTGCTGCCGGTCGCCGCGATCATTCCGGTGGCGGCGGTGCTGAGCGTGATCATTCAGGTGGCCTCGTTCAAGACCACCGGTAGACGCGTCTTCAAAATGAGCCCGATTCAGCACCACTTCGAGCTCAGCGGCTGGAAGGAAACCCAGGTCACGGTGCGCTTCTGGGTGATCACCGCCCTGGCGACGGCGGCGGCCTGGAGCCTGATCGGCGGGCGCTGGTAA
- a CDS encoding PQQ-binding-like beta-propeller repeat protein, which produces MKSTYARLSGLGFLGGLAVITLGLAASSGKSSGPEFTAKQVSSGQQVYTSNCQSCHGQQLEGGVGPAIKGSSFSKKWLGSSHTVKDLYTYISSKMPLGNPHSLTDQQYLDVTAFVLSKNGYSASGKALDKNSLGQTLAQSSGGNSGNASGSGSSEAQSSPTQNVKQQGTSDNPSQHTPVPSTLPQATKSPKTTSSTLPTDQELMNAASSSDWLMYNKDFQGQRFSGLKQITADNAGDLKKVCEYDTGEQGPFQPGMVQYKSTLYFTNVHKTIALNATNCNKLWVNTYKPQGPEPFPVNRGVALYDGKIFRGTPDGHLIAIDKNTGQTLWNTWVSDSNKGYFLSAAPIAHNGMVFIGEAGADWGVAGHMYAFSADTGKLIWTFDVVPTGDQQGADTWDKANTAAHGGGSMWTTYTLDPQSNLLYVSVGNPAPDFAGDYRPGKNLFTDSVVVLSATTGKLVRYQQQIDNDYHDWDTAASPVIYDTQGKKMMVVANKGGHLYMYDRVSQERLNKVPVTTISNADAPLTTEGTRFCPGTVGGTEWNGPAYDPGTSTVYVPAVDWCSTIKIGAVRYNAGNVYTGSANGFGDMDPQDKAGGWVTALDAASGDIKWKYQSDSPVVAGVTPTAGGVVLTGDMGGNLLALSADEGKVLFKDNTGGSVAGGVITYQVGDRQYVAAASGNTSRTTWHTEGPQKIVVYALPQGQK; this is translated from the coding sequence ATGAAGAGTACCTACGCAAGACTTTCCGGCCTCGGCTTTCTCGGCGGCCTCGCCGTCATCACCCTGGGCCTGGCCGCCAGTTCCGGCAAGAGCAGCGGGCCGGAGTTCACCGCCAAGCAGGTCAGCAGCGGTCAGCAGGTCTACACGTCCAACTGCCAGTCGTGTCACGGGCAGCAGCTCGAAGGCGGCGTGGGACCGGCCATCAAAGGCAGCAGCTTCAGCAAGAAATGGCTGGGCAGTAGCCACACCGTCAAGGATTTGTATACCTACATTTCCAGCAAGATGCCGCTCGGCAATCCGCACAGCCTCACGGACCAGCAGTACCTGGACGTCACCGCGTTTGTGTTGTCGAAAAACGGGTACTCGGCCAGCGGCAAGGCGCTCGACAAGAATTCCCTCGGCCAGACGCTGGCCCAGTCCAGCGGCGGCAACTCCGGCAACGCCAGCGGGAGCGGCAGCTCGGAGGCCCAGAGCAGCCCCACCCAGAACGTCAAGCAGCAGGGTACCTCGGACAACCCGTCCCAGCACACACCGGTGCCCAGCACCCTGCCGCAGGCCACCAAGTCGCCCAAGACGACCAGCAGTACCCTGCCCACCGATCAGGAGCTGATGAACGCCGCCAGCAGCAGCGACTGGCTGATGTACAACAAGGATTTCCAGGGACAGCGCTTCTCAGGTCTCAAGCAGATCACGGCCGACAATGCCGGCGACCTGAAGAAGGTCTGTGAGTACGACACCGGCGAGCAGGGACCGTTTCAGCCGGGCATGGTGCAGTACAAGAGCACCCTCTACTTCACCAACGTCCACAAGACCATCGCCCTGAACGCCACCAACTGCAACAAGCTGTGGGTCAACACCTACAAGCCGCAAGGCCCCGAACCGTTCCCGGTCAACCGCGGCGTGGCGCTCTACGACGGCAAGATCTTTCGCGGCACGCCCGACGGCCACCTGATCGCCATCGACAAGAACACCGGCCAGACCCTCTGGAACACCTGGGTGTCGGACAGCAACAAGGGCTACTTCCTGAGCGCGGCGCCGATTGCCCACAACGGCATGGTCTTTATCGGGGAAGCCGGGGCCGACTGGGGTGTGGCGGGCCATATGTACGCCTTCAGCGCCGATACCGGCAAGCTGATCTGGACCTTCGACGTGGTGCCGACCGGCGATCAGCAGGGCGCCGACACCTGGGACAAGGCCAACACCGCCGCGCACGGCGGGGGCAGCATGTGGACGACCTATACCCTCGACCCGCAGTCGAATTTGCTCTACGTGTCGGTGGGCAACCCGGCGCCGGATTTCGCCGGCGATTACCGGCCCGGCAAGAACCTCTTTACCGATTCGGTGGTGGTGCTCTCGGCGACCACCGGCAAGCTGGTGCGCTACCAGCAGCAGATCGACAACGACTACCACGACTGGGACACGGCCGCCTCTCCGGTGATCTACGATACCCAGGGCAAGAAGATGATGGTGGTGGCCAACAAGGGCGGGCACCTCTACATGTACGACCGGGTCAGCCAGGAGCGCCTCAACAAGGTGCCGGTGACGACCATCTCGAACGCCGACGCCCCGCTGACCACCGAGGGCACCCGCTTTTGCCCCGGCACGGTGGGCGGCACCGAGTGGAACGGCCCGGCCTACGATCCCGGCACCAGCACGGTGTACGTGCCGGCGGTGGACTGGTGCTCGACCATCAAGATCGGCGCGGTGCGCTACAACGCGGGCAACGTGTATACCGGCAGCGCCAACGGTTTCGGCGACATGGACCCGCAGGACAAGGCCGGCGGCTGGGTCACGGCGCTCGACGCCGCCAGCGGCGACATCAAATGGAAGTACCAGTCCGATTCGCCGGTGGTGGCCGGCGTGACCCCGACGGCCGGCGGCGTGGTGCTGACCGGCGACATGGGCGGCAACCTGCTGGCGCTTTCAGCCGACGAGGGCAAGGTGCTGTTCAAGGACAACACCGGCGGTTCGGTGGCCGGCGGCGTGATCACCTACCAGGTCGGTGACCGCCAGTACGTGGCCGCCGCTTCCGGCAACACCTCGCGCACCACCTGGCACACCGAGGGCCCGCAGAAGATCGTCGTGTACGCGCTGCCGCAGGGGCAGAAGTAA
- a CDS encoding SDR family oxidoreductase, which translates to MILITGATGQLGSAVMKQLLKRTPASQIAALVRDPGKASALEAQGAAIRTGSYDDLASLDRAMQGVEKVLLIAGTDEDNRVRQHQNVIDAARQAGVTCIAYTSRSLKDRRTVSNKLMQAHFETEDAIKASGLNSLLFRNVLYLDAVPGFVGEGVFERGIQLPTAQGRLPFALRSEMGEAIANALLDAPGGQTTYTFTGSQPASFGDIAAALSRLSGKAVTYTPIEPDVFEAHLRARGVPEVVIPRIVGFLTDIRNGQEDEVSSDLEHWLGRRPASLEAGLRSLYNL; encoded by the coding sequence ATGATCCTGATCACCGGAGCCACCGGACAGCTCGGAAGCGCCGTGATGAAGCAGCTGCTGAAGAGAACCCCGGCCAGTCAGATCGCCGCGCTGGTGCGTGACCCTGGAAAGGCGTCAGCCCTCGAAGCGCAGGGCGCCGCTATCCGTACCGGCAGTTACGACGACCTCGCTTCGCTCGACCGGGCCATGCAGGGCGTCGAAAAGGTGCTGCTGATCGCCGGCACCGACGAGGACAACCGCGTCCGGCAGCACCAGAACGTGATTGACGCGGCCAGGCAGGCGGGGGTGACCTGCATCGCCTACACCAGCCGCAGCCTCAAGGACCGCCGCACCGTGTCGAACAAGTTGATGCAGGCCCACTTCGAAACCGAGGACGCCATCAAGGCCAGCGGCCTGAACTCCCTGCTCTTTCGCAACGTGCTGTATCTGGACGCCGTGCCGGGCTTCGTCGGCGAAGGCGTGTTCGAACGCGGCATTCAGCTGCCGACCGCCCAGGGCCGGCTGCCCTTCGCCCTCAGGAGCGAGATGGGCGAGGCCATCGCCAACGCGCTGCTGGACGCGCCCGGCGGCCAGACCACCTACACCTTCACGGGCAGCCAGCCCGCTTCGTTTGGCGATATCGCGGCCGCGCTCAGCCGCCTGTCGGGCAAGGCCGTGACGTACACGCCCATCGAACCGGACGTGTTCGAGGCGCACCTCCGGGCGCGCGGCGTGCCGGAGGTGGTCATACCCAGGATCGTCGGCTTTCTCACCGACATCCGGAACGGTCAGGAGGACGAGGTCAGTTCCGACCTCGAACACTGGCTGGGGCGGCGGCCGGCGTCGCTGGAAGCAGGGCTCAGAAGCCTGTACAACCTGTAA
- a CDS encoding aldo/keto reductase encodes MTTYRRLGRSGLHLFPLGLGSMQFGWSADEAKSFEIMDAYYQAGGNFIDTADIYTTWTPGNPGGVSEEIIGRWMKARGNRDDIVVATKVRGAMGGMQDNQGRGSVHQREGLSRRWIMRACEDSLRRLQTDHIDLYQAHWIDNQTPIEETLSAFTELVQRGYVRYIGCSNFSAWRLMQALWTSDRKHLEAFVSLQPEYSLLSPTRANFERELQRVAVEYGLGVIPWSPLGGGLLTGKYRRGEPLPDSVRAGGAAQRLTDENFDIIETLQTVADAHNAKPAQIALAWLLQQPAMTAPIIGANSVEQLSDLLGTLSLQLGERDLAEISRVSDWERARTELER; translated from the coding sequence ATGACCACCTACCGCAGACTGGGCCGCAGCGGCCTGCACCTCTTTCCGCTCGGCCTGGGCAGCATGCAGTTCGGCTGGAGCGCCGACGAGGCGAAGTCCTTTGAGATCATGGACGCCTACTACCAGGCGGGCGGCAACTTCATCGACACCGCCGACATCTACACCACCTGGACGCCCGGCAACCCCGGCGGCGTGTCCGAGGAGATCATCGGGCGCTGGATGAAGGCGCGCGGCAACCGCGACGACATCGTGGTGGCGACCAAGGTGCGCGGCGCGATGGGCGGCATGCAGGACAACCAGGGGCGCGGCAGCGTGCATCAGCGCGAGGGGCTCTCGCGCCGCTGGATCATGCGGGCCTGCGAGGACAGCCTGCGCCGCCTCCAGACCGACCACATCGATCTGTATCAGGCGCACTGGATCGACAACCAGACGCCCATCGAGGAAACGCTCTCGGCCTTCACCGAACTGGTGCAGCGCGGCTACGTGCGCTACATCGGCTGCTCGAACTTCAGCGCCTGGCGGTTGATGCAGGCGCTGTGGACCAGCGACCGCAAGCACCTGGAAGCGTTCGTGAGCCTTCAGCCGGAATACAGCCTCCTCTCGCCCACCCGCGCCAACTTCGAGCGCGAGCTCCAGCGGGTGGCCGTCGAGTACGGCCTGGGCGTGATTCCCTGGAGCCCGCTGGGCGGCGGCCTGCTGACCGGCAAGTACCGGCGCGGCGAACCGCTGCCCGACAGCGTGCGGGCCGGCGGCGCGGCCCAGCGCCTGACCGACGAGAACTTCGACATCATCGAAACGCTGCAAACCGTCGCGGATGCCCACAACGCCAAGCCGGCCCAGATCGCGCTGGCCTGGCTGCTCCAGCAACCGGCCATGACCGCCCCCATCATCGGCGCCAACAGCGTGGAGCAGCTCAGCGACCTGCTGGGCACCCTCAGCCTGCAGCTCGGTGAGCGCGATCTGGCCGAAATCAGCCGGGTCAGCGACTGGGAGCGCGCCCGGACCGAACTCGAACGCTAG
- a CDS encoding alpha/beta hydrolase, whose protein sequence is METFASFKVGGQRVYGMVHLPEPDLSGPPRPAHGFPGVVILHGFTGNRGGDHRLLPLLSRHLAARGIASLRFDFRGSGESEGDFSEMTVSREVEDAVEAFDYFRNLPEIDPERAMLLGFSMGGIVAALAAPQVRPHKLALWAPALPELWLRMLPGGFMPPAILDQGGWPIGREFLLEMSRLDPLKAAAQWAASHGGEARVFHGDADQTCPPEFGVRYAQALGCDAVAIPGGTHTFESIPTTEMLYQVTGDFLAGK, encoded by the coding sequence ATGGAAACCTTCGCTTCGTTCAAGGTCGGCGGTCAACGCGTCTACGGCATGGTGCACCTGCCCGAGCCGGACCTCAGCGGCCCGCCGCGCCCGGCCCACGGCTTTCCCGGCGTGGTGATCCTGCACGGCTTCACCGGCAACCGGGGCGGCGACCACCGCCTGCTGCCCCTCCTGTCTCGCCACCTGGCCGCGCGCGGCATCGCCTCGCTGCGCTTCGATTTCCGGGGCAGCGGCGAATCGGAAGGCGATTTTTCGGAGATGACTGTCAGCCGCGAAGTCGAAGACGCCGTGGAAGCCTTCGACTACTTCCGCAACCTGCCGGAGATCGACCCGGAGCGTGCCATGCTGCTGGGCTTCTCGATGGGCGGCATCGTGGCCGCCCTGGCCGCGCCGCAGGTGCGCCCGCACAAGCTGGCCCTCTGGGCACCGGCCCTGCCGGAGTTGTGGCTCAGGATGCTGCCGGGCGGGTTCATGCCGCCGGCCATTCTGGACCAGGGCGGCTGGCCGATCGGGCGCGAGTTCCTGCTGGAAATGAGCCGGCTCGATCCGCTGAAAGCCGCCGCGCAGTGGGCCGCCTCACACGGCGGCGAGGCCCGCGTCTTTCACGGCGACGCCGACCAGACCTGCCCGCCGGAATTCGGAGTGCGCTACGCCCAGGCGCTGGGCTGCGACGCGGTGGCGATTCCCGGCGGCACCCACACTTTCGAGAGCATCCCCACCACCGAGATGCTGTATCAGGTGACAGGCGACTTTCTGGCCGGGAAGTAA
- a CDS encoding aldo/keto reductase family oxidoreductase — MTDAAFSPTFPLGQRTVKRLGYGAMQLAGPGVFGPPKDPQAALAVLREAVALGIDHIDTSDFYGPHVTNRLIREALHPYPDDLVIVTKVGARRPEDGSWVPAMSDAELRSAVHDNLRNLGLDTLDVVNLRMMGDVHGPQEGSLARPLTVLAELQQQGLIRHLGLSNVTPAQFAEAQGIAEIVCVQNMYNVAQRGDDAFIDDLARRGVAYVPFFPLGGFSPLQSSALSSVAASLEATPMQVALAWLLHRAPNILLIPGTSSVAHLRQNVAAAGLHLPEAALNELDRLGAEQPHA; from the coding sequence ATGACCGACGCCGCTTTTTCACCGACCTTCCCACTCGGCCAGCGCACTGTCAAACGGCTCGGCTACGGCGCCATGCAGCTCGCCGGCCCCGGCGTGTTCGGCCCGCCCAAAGACCCACAGGCCGCCCTGGCGGTGCTGCGCGAAGCGGTGGCGCTGGGCATCGACCACATCGACACCAGCGACTTCTACGGCCCGCACGTCACCAACCGGCTGATCCGGGAGGCGCTACACCCCTACCCCGACGATCTGGTGATCGTCACCAAGGTCGGCGCGCGCCGCCCCGAGGACGGCTCGTGGGTGCCGGCCATGTCGGACGCCGAGCTGAGAAGCGCGGTCCACGACAACCTCCGGAACCTGGGCCTGGACACGCTCGACGTGGTCAACCTCCGCATGATGGGCGACGTGCACGGCCCGCAGGAAGGCTCGCTGGCGCGCCCGCTGACGGTGCTGGCCGAGTTGCAGCAGCAGGGGCTGATCCGTCACCTGGGCCTGAGCAACGTCACCCCGGCGCAGTTCGCCGAGGCGCAGGGCATCGCCGAGATCGTCTGCGTGCAGAACATGTACAACGTGGCGCAGCGCGGCGACGACGCGTTCATCGACGATCTGGCGCGCCGGGGCGTCGCCTACGTGCCGTTTTTCCCGCTGGGCGGCTTCTCGCCGCTGCAGTCCTCGGCGCTGAGCAGCGTGGCGGCCTCGCTGGAGGCCACGCCGATGCAGGTGGCGCTGGCCTGGCTGCTGCACCGCGCGCCCAACATCCTGCTGATTCCCGGCACCTCGTCGGTGGCGCACCTGCGCCAGAACGTCGCCGCCGCTGGGCTGCACCTGCCCGAAGCCGCCCTGAACGAACTGGACCGGCTCGGCGCCGAGCAGCCGCACGCCTGA
- a CDS encoding class I SAM-dependent methyltransferase yields the protein MTGHPPRKPRQLKLRRPDAEPNAPGYFEIVPARLPARLDRLNALTKAGVRGSPGIDEAQALLTATLMRARVRGELLDLTAMGGLLANLSNVNLRPVEGSAPALAVLTAAGLTPTAAIPGDLLERAPTVTLILAGDRGNAYAQAQVSWAHACTPPGGTLYLAGDKDKGFDRYVRQAAAAFGSGETIARDGGMRVAKLVRRPGPTPPQPEPERYEHEGLTIVGLPGVFSAGKADKATALLIRTVEALEMSGKAVLDLGCGAGLLGAWAAQRGALATLADADLSSVRSAQATLSANDLKGEVIHSDVDAALGERTFDVILSNPPFHVGRGVVLDVAAEFLNTARRRLNPGGAAYFVANDFLPYEKVLTGWADVTEAAREQGFKVLKVRRQD from the coding sequence ATGACCGGCCACCCCCCCCGCAAGCCCCGACAACTCAAACTGCGCCGTCCCGACGCTGAACCCAATGCGCCCGGCTACTTCGAAATCGTGCCGGCCCGCCTGCCCGCCCGCCTGGACCGCCTCAACGCGCTGACCAAGGCCGGGGTGCGCGGGTCGCCGGGCATCGACGAGGCCCAGGCCCTGCTGACCGCCACGCTGATGAGGGCGCGGGTGCGCGGCGAGCTGCTCGACCTCACGGCGATGGGCGGCCTGCTCGCCAACCTTTCCAACGTGAACCTGCGGCCCGTCGAAGGCTCGGCCCCGGCCCTGGCGGTACTCACGGCGGCGGGTCTGACGCCGACGGCAGCCATTCCCGGCGACCTGCTGGAGCGCGCGCCCACCGTGACGCTGATTCTGGCCGGCGACCGGGGCAACGCCTACGCCCAGGCGCAGGTCAGCTGGGCGCACGCCTGCACCCCGCCGGGCGGCACCCTGTATCTGGCCGGCGACAAGGACAAGGGCTTCGACCGCTACGTGCGTCAGGCGGCGGCGGCCTTCGGCAGCGGCGAGACCATCGCCCGCGACGGCGGCATGCGGGTCGCCAAACTGGTGCGCCGCCCCGGCCCCACCCCGCCGCAGCCGGAACCCGAGCGTTACGAGCACGAAGGCCTGACCATCGTCGGGCTGCCGGGGGTGTTCAGCGCCGGGAAGGCTGATAAAGCCACGGCGCTGTTGATACGCACAGTCGAAGCGCTGGAGATGAGCGGCAAGGCGGTGCTCGACCTCGGCTGCGGGGCGGGCCTGCTGGGGGCCTGGGCTGCCCAACGCGGAGCGCTGGCGACGCTGGCCGACGCCGACCTCAGCAGCGTGCGGAGTGCCCAGGCCACGCTGAGCGCCAACGACCTCAAAGGCGAGGTCATCCACAGCGACGTGGACGCGGCCCTCGGCGAGCGCACCTTCGATGTGATCTTGTCGAATCCGCCGTTTCACGTGGGGCGCGGGGTGGTGCTGGACGTGGCCGCCGAGTTCCTGAACACCGCCCGGCGTCGCCTCAACCCCGGCGGCGCGGCGTACTTCGTCGCCAACGACTTCTTACCCTACGAGAAGGTGCTCACCGGCTGGGCCGACGTCACCGAAGCGGCGCGCGAACAGGGCTTCAAGGTGCTGAAGGTGCGGCGCCAGGACTGA
- the murF gene encoding UDP-N-acetylmuramoyl-tripeptide--D-alanyl-D-alanine ligase, which produces MLSLTDLPFAADVHPEARPAARLTWDSREAGPEVAFVALPGEQMHGNAFVEQALSRGAPFVLTDLDVERAVRVADAREALFSWARSERRRNGLVVGITGSVGKTTAKSYVAAALGAHFMPVYNTLPAIACFLLEFGASEKPLVVEMGIDRRGEMRELVDLVRPDVGVITSIGAAHLEALGSLEGVAQEKGVILEAPRRLVSTQAASWFPGVATYGFGDATWAGEALQVGPDGAAFRFQGVDVNLEHAARAQAEAAVLALALAEQAGLNLSEAASRLAQVSVPGGRYQVLPGRFTVIDDTYNASPLSVRAALDALNAFTGRRLSVLGQMLELGEHEAGLHAEVGNYAREQADLTYGVGPFAAQLGERAFRTVPELLAVLESEVRNGDVILVKASRGISWSLERRAQEGVGLDSVVKALLDWREAK; this is translated from the coding sequence ATGCTGAGCCTCACCGACCTGCCTTTCGCCGCCGACGTTCACCCCGAGGCGCGCCCCGCTGCCCGCCTCACCTGGGATTCGCGCGAGGCCGGCCCCGAGGTGGCCTTCGTCGCGCTGCCCGGCGAACAGATGCACGGCAACGCCTTCGTGGAGCAGGCGCTCTCGCGCGGCGCGCCCTTCGTGTTGACCGACCTGGACGTGGAGCGGGCCGTGCGGGTCGCCGACGCCCGCGAAGCCCTCTTCAGCTGGGCGAGAAGTGAGCGGCGGCGCAACGGGCTGGTGGTGGGCATCACCGGCAGCGTGGGCAAAACCACCGCCAAGAGCTACGTCGCCGCTGCTCTGGGGGCCCACTTCATGCCGGTGTACAACACCCTGCCGGCCATCGCCTGCTTCCTGCTGGAATTCGGCGCATCTGAGAAGCCGCTGGTGGTCGAGATGGGCATCGACCGCCGAGGCGAGATGCGCGAACTCGTCGATCTGGTGCGTCCCGACGTGGGCGTCATCACCAGTATCGGCGCGGCGCACCTCGAAGCGCTGGGCAGCCTGGAAGGGGTGGCGCAGGAAAAAGGCGTGATTCTGGAAGCGCCGAGGCGGCTGGTGTCCACCCAGGCCGCCTCCTGGTTTCCCGGCGTCGCCACCTACGGCTTCGGCGACGCAACCTGGGCGGGCGAAGCGCTTCAGGTCGGCCCGGACGGTGCCGCCTTCCGGTTTCAGGGCGTGGACGTGAACCTCGAGCACGCCGCCCGCGCCCAGGCCGAGGCGGCGGTGCTGGCTTTGGCGCTGGCCGAGCAGGCCGGGCTGAACCTGAGTGAAGCCGCTTCCCGGCTGGCGCAGGTCAGCGTGCCGGGCGGACGCTACCAGGTGCTGCCGGGGCGCTTTACGGTGATCGACGACACCTACAATGCTTCTCCGCTGAGCGTCAGGGCCGCGCTCGACGCCCTGAATGCCTTCACGGGCCGGCGCCTCAGCGTGCTGGGCCAGATGCTGGAACTCGGCGAGCACGAGGCCGGGCTGCACGCCGAGGTCGGCAACTACGCCCGCGAACAAGCCGACCTGACCTACGGGGTGGGCCCGTTTGCCGCCCAGCTCGGCGAGCGGGCCTTCCGAACGGTGCCGGAGCTGCTGGCCGTCCTCGAGAGCGAGGTCAGGAACGGCGACGTGATCCTGGTGAAGGCCAGCCGGGGCATTTCCTGGTCGCTGGAGCGCCGAGCCCAGGAAGGGGTGGGGCTCGACAGCGTGGTGAAGGCCCTGCTGGACTGGCGGGAGGCGAAGTGA
- the nhaA gene encoding Na+/H+ antiporter NhaA: MTVLSALKPALTPFLRFVHNEAFAGVLLVCVALLAFAWANSPWAESYFALRSTYFKLSLGSAEFKLSLEHWANDGLMAVFFLLVGLEIKRELIIVELASRRRATLAVAAAAGGMLVPAGLYALLNGGGAGASGWGVPMATDIAFALGVLALLGPRVPLGLKVFLTALAIVDDLGAVLVIAAFYTSGLQLGFVALAALTWGAALFLGWRGAFSLKVYAVLGALLWFFVLESGLHATLAGVMLALAVPIRKPDPAGYLAPLNAVPQTGSGEEEDARLRDLEDLLERAQSPLHRLEHAIHPFVTYAVLPAFALMNAGVALGGGLGTVSLGILLGLLLGKPLGVVGGAWLAVRLGLAALPQRVHWGHMAGAGLLAGIGFTMSLFVTNLAFEGSALLTQAKLGVLLASLIAAVLGAGVLLVVGKGRDTPEDPWEAAS; encoded by the coding sequence ATGACTGTTCTCTCGGCGCTCAAACCGGCGCTCACGCCCTTTTTGCGGTTTGTGCACAACGAGGCCTTCGCCGGCGTCTTACTGGTGTGTGTGGCGCTGCTGGCCTTTGCCTGGGCCAACTCGCCGTGGGCCGAGAGCTACTTCGCTCTGCGCTCCACCTATTTCAAGCTCAGTCTCGGCAGCGCCGAATTCAAGCTCTCGTTGGAACACTGGGCCAACGACGGCCTGATGGCAGTGTTCTTCCTGCTGGTGGGCCTGGAGATCAAGCGCGAACTGATCATCGTCGAACTGGCCTCGCGCCGCCGGGCGACGCTGGCGGTGGCGGCCGCCGCCGGAGGCATGCTGGTTCCGGCAGGCCTGTATGCCCTGCTCAACGGCGGCGGGGCCGGCGCTTCCGGCTGGGGCGTGCCGATGGCCACCGACATCGCCTTCGCGCTGGGCGTGCTGGCGCTGCTAGGGCCACGGGTGCCGCTGGGCCTCAAGGTCTTTCTGACGGCGCTGGCGATTGTGGACGATCTAGGCGCGGTGCTGGTGATCGCCGCGTTTTACACCTCGGGGCTTCAACTGGGGTTTGTGGCGCTGGCGGCGCTGACCTGGGGCGCGGCCCTGTTCCTGGGCTGGCGCGGCGCGTTCAGCCTCAAGGTGTACGCCGTGCTGGGCGCTTTGCTGTGGTTTTTCGTGCTGGAATCGGGCCTGCACGCCACCCTCGCCGGGGTGATGCTGGCCCTGGCGGTGCCGATTCGCAAACCCGACCCGGCCGGTTATCTGGCGCCGCTCAACGCCGTGCCGCAAACCGGGTCCGGCGAGGAGGAAGACGCCCGCCTGCGCGACCTGGAAGACCTGCTGGAGCGCGCCCAGAGTCCGCTGCACCGCCTGGAGCACGCCATCCATCCCTTTGTGACCTACGCCGTGCTGCCCGCCTTCGCCCTGATGAACGCCGGGGTGGCGCTCGGCGGCGGGCTGGGCACGGTGTCGCTGGGCATCCTGCTGGGCCTGCTGCTCGGCAAACCGCTGGGGGTGGTCGGCGGCGCGTGGCTGGCGGTGCGGCTGGGCCTGGCGGCGCTGCCGCAACGGGTCCACTGGGGGCACATGGCCGGTGCGGGCCTGCTGGCCGGCATCGGCTTTACCATGAGCCTGTTCGTGACCAATCTGGCCTTCGAAGGCTCGGCGCTGCTCACGCAGGCCAAACTCGGCGTGCTGCTGGCCTCGCTGATCGCCGCCGTTCTCGGGGCTGGCGTGCTGCTGGTGGTGGGTAAGGGCCGCGACACCCCGGAAGACCCCTGGGAAGCGGCCTCGTGA